A genomic region of Lysinibacillus sp. 2017 contains the following coding sequences:
- a CDS encoding response regulator transcription factor, with product MKIDCLIVDDEIALAETTCEYFNMFEVKTAFVTSAEECELFFEEHEPSLILLDINLGNESGFDLCKKLRKITQIPILFVSARSSDDDVLIALNIGGDDYIQKPYTLSVLLAKVKAVLKRYGNDSSNQQEVLEFGQIQIDTNLHRVRVNGIDIQLKTMEYKLLYYLAKNKNRIITKDELFQNVWKDSFVGDGTLNVHIRHLREKIERNPKNPLFIKTVWGTGYVLEDTNQ from the coding sequence ATGAAAATAGATTGTTTAATTGTTGATGATGAAATTGCTTTAGCTGAAACAACTTGTGAATATTTTAATATGTTTGAAGTCAAAACGGCGTTTGTGACAAGTGCGGAGGAGTGCGAGCTTTTTTTTGAGGAACATGAACCATCATTGATTCTACTAGACATCAATCTCGGTAATGAATCGGGGTTTGACTTGTGTAAAAAGTTGCGTAAAATAACGCAGATTCCAATCTTGTTTGTAAGTGCTCGTTCCAGCGATGACGATGTTCTAATTGCGCTTAACATAGGTGGCGATGATTACATACAAAAGCCATATACATTAAGTGTTTTATTAGCGAAAGTAAAAGCAGTTCTCAAAAGATATGGTAACGATTCTAGCAACCAACAAGAAGTTTTAGAATTTGGACAGATTCAAATTGATACGAATCTTCATCGTGTTCGAGTAAATGGTATAGATATTCAACTAAAAACGATGGAATATAAACTTTTGTATTATTTGGCAAAAAATAAAAATCGCATTATCACAAAAGATGAATTGTTTCAAAATGTATGGAAAGATTCCTTTGTAGGGGATGGGACCCTAAATGTACATATCCGTCATTTACGGGAGAAAATTGAGCGTAATCCAAAGAACCCGCTATTTATAAAAACTGTATGGGGAACGGGATATGTTTTAGAGGATACCAACCAATGA
- a CDS encoding nitroreductase family protein: protein MLQQKTALEKLMDERKSVRKYEPGVTIPRETIQHILEQATSAPSSSNLQPWRFLVIDDQEQKKELRIAGFNQAQIETSSAIIAVLGDNEMYKNAKQINDLNVELGYMPRDIADMMISNSESAYSNFSEIERTNIAHLDVGLISMQIVLLAKDMGYETVIMGGFDKVAFAKKYELPANELPMILIAIGKAAVPARNSSRLPFEQIIRFSK from the coding sequence ATGCTACAACAAAAAACAGCTTTAGAAAAATTAATGGATGAACGTAAATCAGTGCGTAAATATGAGCCTGGTGTTACAATTCCGCGCGAAACAATCCAACATATCCTAGAGCAAGCAACATCAGCTCCATCATCAAGTAACTTACAACCTTGGCGCTTTCTTGTTATCGATGATCAAGAACAAAAGAAAGAATTGCGTATTGCTGGTTTTAATCAAGCACAAATTGAAACATCATCAGCAATTATTGCTGTTTTAGGCGACAATGAAATGTATAAAAATGCGAAACAAATTAATGATTTAAATGTTGAACTAGGCTATATGCCGCGCGATATTGCTGATATGATGATTTCAAATTCTGAATCTGCATATAGTAATTTTTCTGAAATTGAACGCACAAATATTGCACATTTAGATGTCGGTTTAATTTCTATGCAAATCGTACTTTTAGCGAAAGACATGGGCTATGAAACAGTAATTATGGGTGGCTTTGATAAAGTAGCTTTCGCTAAAAAATACGAGCTTCCTGCAAACGAATTACCGATGATTTTAATTGCTATCGGAAAAGCTGCAGTACCAGCACGTAATTCATCACGCTTACCATTCGAACAAATTATTCGTTTTTCTAAATAA
- a CDS encoding FAD-binding oxidoreductase: MSIQQYEQALQGKLLLPTNELYEEKCQIFNSAVQSKPAAIIVCETEQDVVEAVNYANARGLTIAIKGGGHHLAGFAIAEGSVAIDMSAMKTMTINEETKTVEAEAGVKAGELTAEVQKYGLAVPLGTASNPGAFGVALSGGIGYLRGVYGLACDNIIGATIVTADGEILTVDEYSHPDLLWALRGGGGNFGVVTKLVFQAYEIGTEVFALDLMYDYADAKEVFIKAQRFVEAAPNESVAVNFTVTILPPVPFLPEALHFKKVIMVLGMYAGVKEEGEAAMQPLRELAKPIVDYSAIMPYTTLQQKLDPMIPPSVNCYGTALYFDKLEGEALQKFLSFMDAPPSPGILGQVWSLGGKMNEMTAETSPFAMRDAGWAVIVDVMAMDDDDVVCETWINDLYDGLRPYAHKKASYLNSINPTETATEDAFAENYVRLQQVKAQYDPTNVFCHNHNIKVEK; this comes from the coding sequence ATGAGTATTCAGCAATACGAGCAAGCGTTACAAGGGAAGTTACTATTACCGACAAACGAACTGTATGAAGAGAAATGCCAAATTTTCAACTCCGCGGTCCAGTCAAAACCTGCAGCCATCATTGTCTGCGAAACGGAACAGGATGTAGTGGAGGCCGTAAATTATGCAAATGCAAGAGGATTAACGATTGCGATCAAAGGTGGTGGACACCATTTAGCAGGGTTTGCCATAGCAGAAGGTAGTGTGGCAATCGATATGTCAGCGATGAAAACAATGACGATAAATGAAGAAACGAAAACCGTAGAAGCGGAAGCTGGCGTAAAGGCAGGGGAACTAACAGCTGAAGTGCAAAAGTACGGTTTAGCCGTACCACTCGGAACCGCTTCAAACCCAGGCGCATTTGGTGTCGCGCTAAGTGGTGGAATTGGCTATTTACGCGGTGTGTATGGCTTAGCTTGCGACAATATTATCGGCGCTACCATTGTGACAGCAGATGGAGAAATTTTAACAGTAGATGAATATTCACACCCAGATCTTTTATGGGCACTGCGCGGTGGTGGCGGAAACTTCGGTGTTGTAACGAAGCTGGTATTCCAAGCGTATGAAATCGGCACGGAGGTATTTGCATTAGATTTAATGTATGACTACGCGGATGCAAAAGAGGTGTTCATCAAGGCACAACGCTTTGTAGAGGCCGCACCAAATGAAAGTGTGGCGGTCAACTTTACGGTGACGATTTTACCTCCAGTACCATTTTTACCAGAAGCACTACACTTCAAAAAAGTCATTATGGTGTTAGGTATGTATGCAGGTGTGAAAGAGGAAGGCGAAGCAGCTATGCAACCATTACGCGAGCTAGCAAAGCCAATCGTGGACTATTCCGCGATTATGCCGTATACCACACTACAGCAAAAGCTTGACCCGATGATTCCACCAAGCGTCAACTGTTACGGCACTGCCTTATACTTCGATAAATTAGAAGGCGAAGCGTTACAGAAGTTTTTAAGCTTTATGGATGCACCACCATCACCTGGGATTTTAGGGCAAGTATGGTCACTCGGTGGCAAGATGAACGAAATGACAGCGGAAACATCACCATTTGCGATGCGTGATGCGGGCTGGGCAGTAATAGTGGACGTGATGGCAATGGACGACGACGATGTAGTATGTGAAACGTGGATTAACGATTTATATGATGGATTACGCCCATACGCGCATAAAAAAGCATCTTACTTAAATTCTATTAATCCTACAGAAACTGCAACTGAGGATGCGTTTGCTGAGAATTACGTGCGTTTACAACAAGTGAAAGCGCAATATGACCCGACAAACGTATTTTGTCATAATCATAATATTAAAGTGGAGAAGTAA
- a CDS encoding LysR family transcriptional regulator, with protein sequence MNNFQVKGVIKLSLVKYEIFSTVVELGSLTRASETLGLSQSAVSHAITSLESEWGFSILKRGRSGIHLTSNGEHVLKYIREILKWNEEMIQEIANINGLEIGTVRIGTISSVSIHWLPEIMKMFTECYPSIEIKLLEGDYDDVEYWISTGLVDIGFVSLPTSKHLEAIPLKKDRLLCVLSDEHPLADQNEISFVSIKEDPLIKSKKGSDNDLIRILKEHNITPNIKFELTDDQAIISMVANGMGISILPEMVLHRVPTNVRTIKLEGENFRTIGIASTNFKTLAPATKKFIEYLKSPPFNKI encoded by the coding sequence ATGAATAATTTTCAAGTAAAAGGAGTGATCAAACTGTCTCTTGTTAAGTATGAGATATTTAGTACTGTTGTGGAATTGGGGAGCCTTACGAGAGCAAGTGAAACACTTGGTTTAAGTCAATCTGCCGTGAGTCATGCCATTACTAGCCTTGAGTCAGAATGGGGATTTTCTATCCTCAAACGTGGACGCTCAGGTATCCATTTGACCAGTAATGGGGAGCACGTTTTAAAATACATACGCGAAATTCTAAAGTGGAACGAAGAAATGATTCAAGAAATAGCGAATATCAATGGACTTGAAATTGGTACAGTACGCATTGGAACGATTTCAAGTGTGTCCATTCACTGGCTGCCTGAAATCATGAAAATGTTTACTGAGTGTTATCCCTCTATCGAGATCAAACTCCTAGAGGGGGATTATGATGATGTCGAGTATTGGATATCAACTGGTTTGGTTGATATTGGTTTCGTGTCTCTACCAACTTCGAAACATCTTGAAGCGATCCCCTTAAAAAAGGATAGATTGCTCTGTGTTCTTTCAGATGAACACCCTCTTGCGGATCAGAATGAGATTAGTTTTGTAAGCATTAAAGAGGACCCTTTAATCAAGTCGAAAAAGGGGAGTGATAACGATCTAATACGAATATTAAAAGAACATAATATTACCCCTAATATAAAATTTGAACTGACAGATGACCAAGCAATTATTTCAATGGTTGCAAATGGTATGGGAATTAGTATACTACCTGAAATGGTTTTGCATCGGGTTCCAACGAACGTTCGAACGATTAAGTTAGAGGGAGAAAATTTCCGAACAATTGGCATTGCTTCTACTAATTTTAAAACCCTTGCTCCAGCTACGAAAAAGTTCATTGAATACCTGAAATCGCCACCATTTAATAAAATTTGA
- a CDS encoding type 1 glutamine amidotransferase domain-containing protein, producing the protein MKKILLVVTNISKYPNLQRATGLWLGEAVHFADEMEKEGYQIDYVSPKGGHTPLDPHSLQADQMTELDWKYYANADFLNKLSTTLPADSINPNDYDAIYYAGGHGVMWDFAEDENLQNIASTIHANGGVVSAVCHGVVGLLNIKNGDGEYLIKNTKVTGFTNTEEIAVGLDKVVPFLTEDELVRKGANYVKDADWSVFTVTDNRIVTGQNPASGGAVAKDVIKLLKSL; encoded by the coding sequence ATGAAAAAGATCTTATTAGTAGTAACGAATATTTCTAAATATCCCAATTTACAACGTGCAACAGGATTATGGTTAGGGGAAGCTGTTCACTTTGCAGATGAAATGGAAAAAGAAGGGTATCAAATTGATTATGTGAGCCCTAAAGGTGGTCATACGCCACTTGACCCACACAGTTTACAAGCTGATCAAATGACCGAATTAGATTGGAAATATTACGCAAATGCTGATTTCTTAAACAAACTAAGCACTACTTTGCCGGCTGACTCTATTAACCCGAATGATTATGATGCTATCTATTATGCAGGTGGTCATGGAGTTATGTGGGATTTCGCAGAAGATGAAAACCTACAAAACATTGCAAGTACTATTCACGCTAACGGTGGCGTTGTTTCTGCTGTTTGTCATGGTGTTGTTGGATTATTAAATATTAAAAATGGCGACGGTGAATATTTAATTAAAAATACTAAAGTGACTGGTTTTACTAACACAGAAGAAATTGCTGTTGGACTAGATAAAGTCGTTCCATTTTTAACTGAAGATGAACTTGTTCGTAAAGGGGCTAATTACGTAAAAGATGCTGATTGGTCAGTATTCACTGTAACTGATAATCGTATCGTTACAGGACAAAATCCCGCATCAGGTGGCGCAGTTGCCAAAGATGTAATTAAATTATTAAAATCACTTTAA
- a CDS encoding HAMP domain-containing sensor histidine kinase, with the protein MRIKLLIVMILFLFTAGITFSIIIISNKNISKVDLVAINDVVKTAEKNWGQISEETFHNSSAIKQPFSIIDHSGNLIYQTSGNHFNNIYDAIKNRDTVIDLKQNNEIVGKIIIRNNEQEIVEQMKNELVTSISLIFGLLMIISILYITFIYKTLLEPFQQLQYFAVNVARGNLEIPLNMDKNNYFGAFTESFDLLREELGRARQREYESNRSKKELVATLSHDIKTPVASIKAVSELMLMQAKDDKVIKQVNTIYSKAEQINLLVTDMFHATLEELQQLKLAVTEESSEVLVDMIENVNFDQQIVYDSMPQCIILMDPVRMQQVIDNIISNSYKYAGTKITIKSRINQGYLELHIIDYGPKISAEELPLLFNKYYRGKNVEGKNGSGLGLYISKYFMENMGGQISCYIRDNGFTVVLKIKHA; encoded by the coding sequence ATGAGAATAAAATTACTAATTGTCATGATTTTGTTTCTTTTTACTGCAGGAATAACTTTCTCAATAATCATAATTAGTAATAAAAATATTTCAAAAGTAGATCTTGTGGCCATAAATGATGTGGTTAAGACTGCCGAAAAAAATTGGGGGCAAATTAGTGAAGAAACTTTTCACAACAGCAGCGCCATAAAACAACCATTTTCTATTATAGATCACTCGGGAAACCTGATATACCAAACATCAGGCAATCATTTTAACAATATATACGATGCTATAAAAAATAGAGACACAGTTATAGATCTGAAACAAAATAACGAGATTGTAGGGAAAATAATTATTCGTAATAACGAACAAGAAATAGTAGAACAAATGAAAAATGAACTGGTTACATCTATAAGTTTGATTTTTGGTCTATTAATGATTATTAGTATTCTTTACATTACGTTTATTTATAAAACGTTATTGGAACCGTTCCAGCAACTGCAATATTTTGCAGTGAATGTGGCTAGAGGCAATCTAGAGATCCCTTTAAATATGGACAAGAACAATTACTTTGGTGCGTTTACGGAGAGTTTTGACTTATTGCGTGAAGAACTGGGGCGTGCACGTCAAAGAGAGTATGAATCTAACCGTAGTAAAAAAGAGCTTGTTGCCACATTAAGTCATGATATTAAGACGCCTGTTGCTTCAATTAAAGCGGTAAGCGAATTAATGCTTATGCAGGCAAAAGACGATAAGGTGATTAAACAAGTGAATACGATTTATTCGAAAGCAGAGCAAATAAACTTACTTGTAACAGATATGTTTCACGCCACTTTAGAAGAACTGCAACAGTTAAAATTAGCGGTAACCGAAGAATCGAGCGAAGTACTTGTTGATATGATTGAGAATGTCAATTTTGATCAGCAAATCGTCTATGATTCAATGCCACAATGTATTATTTTAATGGATCCCGTACGTATGCAGCAGGTAATAGACAATATTATCAGTAATTCATATAAATATGCAGGAACAAAAATCACGATTAAGTCTCGAATTAATCAGGGATATCTTGAACTTCACATCATAGACTACGGACCCAAAATTAGTGCAGAAGAATTACCCCTATTGTTCAATAAATATTATCGTGGGAAAAATGTTGAAGGCAAGAATGGGTCTGGCCTAGGTCTCTATATATCGAAGTACTTTATGGAAAATATGGGCGGCCAAATTAGCTGTTACATTCGAGATAATGGTTTTACGGTAGTTTTGAAAATTAAGCATGCATAA
- a CDS encoding SDR family NAD(P)-dependent oxidoreductase — translation MRLQGKVAIITGAANGMGAAEAKIFAKEGAKVVATDVNEEKLIELAEEIKAAGGEVLAIKHNVASEEEWKAVVSKAVETFGKVDVLVNNAGVAINKNFATMEMDEWNWVMDINLNGCVLGMKYAIPEMQKAGGGSVINISSIGGIVGMAGSSPYTAAKGALRALSKSAAVEYGKDKIRVNSVHPGIIVTPMTAPTMEAGMPFYEMHTQLPYMGEPEDVAYGVLFLASDESRFMTGAELVIDGGWTAL, via the coding sequence ATGCGATTACAAGGGAAAGTAGCGATTATTACAGGTGCAGCAAACGGTATGGGTGCTGCTGAAGCGAAAATATTTGCAAAAGAAGGTGCTAAAGTTGTAGCAACTGACGTAAATGAAGAAAAGTTAATAGAGCTTGCTGAAGAAATTAAAGCGGCAGGTGGCGAAGTATTAGCGATAAAACATAACGTTGCATCGGAAGAAGAATGGAAAGCTGTTGTGTCAAAAGCAGTCGAAACGTTCGGTAAAGTAGACGTGTTAGTTAATAATGCAGGTGTTGCCATTAACAAAAATTTCGCAACAATGGAAATGGATGAGTGGAATTGGGTCATGGACATTAACCTAAACGGTTGTGTTTTAGGTATGAAGTATGCGATTCCTGAAATGCAAAAAGCGGGCGGTGGCTCAGTTATTAATATTTCATCAATCGGTGGAATTGTAGGAATGGCTGGTTCAAGCCCTTACACAGCTGCTAAAGGCGCATTACGTGCGTTGTCGAAATCAGCTGCAGTAGAATACGGGAAAGATAAAATTCGTGTTAACTCTGTACACCCAGGAATTATTGTAACACCAATGACTGCCCCAACGATGGAAGCGGGTATGCCATTCTATGAGATGCATACACAATTACCGTATATGGGGGAACCAGAAGATGTAGCATACGGTGTGTTATTCTTAGCATCAGATGAATCCCGCTTTATGACAGGTGCTGAACTAGTGATTGATGGTGGATGGACAGCGCTATAA
- a CDS encoding DMT family transporter: MNGNKLSEIINRIGSDTQLKANFMMLIVTMCWGSSYLFMKMGLDSFEGFNLIALRFGIAFILAGAIFYKRLIRIDSKTIFYGFILGTLLFLLMSVVTIGLKFTSISNAGFLFSLSVVFVPLLLAIFFRKKPGKKVILGVCFSITGIALLTLNTELKINSGDYLVILGAIFYAIQIIVTDKLTKNVDSITLGILQLGFAGAWGLLFSLIFEKPHLPGNTEAWVSILALSILCSAIGFIGQAVAQKHTTPTHTGLIFSLEPVFAALFAFIFIGEILPAKGYIGAILILIGVLAAQFNFKKPFMGKRFNHSVDGSKV, translated from the coding sequence ATGAATGGCAATAAACTTTCTGAAATAATAAACCGTATAGGATCAGACACTCAATTAAAGGCAAATTTTATGATGCTGATTGTAACTATGTGTTGGGGTTCATCTTATTTGTTTATGAAGATGGGTCTCGATTCTTTTGAAGGGTTTAACTTGATAGCACTACGTTTTGGCATTGCCTTTATTTTAGCTGGAGCTATATTTTATAAGCGTTTAATTCGCATTGATAGTAAAACGATTTTTTATGGATTTATATTAGGGACACTTCTTTTTTTATTAATGTCAGTTGTCACGATTGGATTAAAATTCACGTCTATTTCAAATGCTGGATTTCTATTTAGTCTATCTGTCGTCTTTGTCCCATTGTTATTAGCGATATTTTTTAGAAAAAAACCAGGAAAAAAAGTGATTTTGGGCGTATGCTTCTCTATTACAGGTATTGCTCTTTTAACATTAAATACTGAATTAAAAATTAATTCCGGAGACTATCTAGTGATTTTGGGTGCAATATTTTATGCAATCCAGATTATCGTTACAGATAAGTTGACGAAAAATGTTGACTCGATCACGCTTGGAATTTTACAACTGGGATTTGCAGGGGCATGGGGACTACTATTCTCACTAATTTTCGAAAAACCTCATCTTCCAGGCAATACTGAAGCATGGGTATCCATCCTGGCATTAAGTATCCTTTGCAGTGCGATTGGATTTATCGGCCAAGCTGTAGCACAAAAGCATACCACTCCAACGCACACAGGTCTTATCTTTTCATTGGAACCCGTTTTTGCAGCGTTATTTGCGTTTATTTTCATCGGTGAAATACTTCCAGCAAAAGGATACATAGGGGCAATTCTTATTTTGATAGGTGTATTAGCTGCTCAGTTCAATTTCAAGAAGCCATTTATGGGGAAAAGATTCAATCATTCAGTTGACGGGTCTAAAGTGTAA
- a CDS encoding ABC transporter ATP-binding protein → MTNTIIKTEKLCKTFSSDGIQQHVLKNLDISLMEGDFTVIMGSSGSGKSTLLYAISGMDKPTLGEIDFGGKNLSKLNNDQLAIFRRKNCGFVFQQIYLLDNMSVLDNVLASGLLVNKDKRELVKNVKELLKRVGINENSWSKFPTQLSGGEAQRVGIVRALINNPRILFADEPTGALNSASSDSVLDVFTNVNRHGQSMVIVTHDIKTALRGNRILYLRDGVIYGDLQLGAYEEKENMERHEKLRAFLAEMGW, encoded by the coding sequence ATGACGAACACAATTATTAAAACCGAGAAGTTATGTAAAACCTTTTCGAGCGATGGAATTCAACAGCATGTATTAAAAAATCTAGATATCAGTTTAATGGAAGGAGATTTTACAGTCATAATGGGCAGTTCGGGATCTGGGAAATCCACTTTACTTTATGCAATTAGCGGAATGGATAAACCGACATTAGGCGAAATCGATTTTGGTGGGAAAAATTTATCGAAATTAAACAATGATCAACTGGCGATATTTAGAAGAAAGAATTGTGGCTTTGTATTTCAACAAATTTATTTATTAGACAATATGAGTGTACTCGATAATGTATTGGCAAGTGGTCTTTTAGTAAATAAAGATAAACGTGAACTTGTTAAAAATGTAAAAGAGCTCTTAAAACGAGTAGGAATCAATGAAAACTCATGGTCTAAATTTCCAACACAACTTTCTGGTGGTGAGGCACAACGAGTTGGGATTGTTAGAGCATTAATTAACAATCCGAGAATACTATTTGCTGATGAACCAACCGGTGCATTAAACTCGGCATCTAGTGATAGTGTTTTAGATGTATTCACAAATGTAAACCGTCATGGGCAAAGTATGGTCATCGTAACACATGATATTAAAACTGCACTGCGCGGAAATCGAATTTTATATTTGCGAGATGGAGTTATTTACGGTGATTTGCAGTTAGGTGCTTACGAGGAGAAAGAGAATATGGAGCGTCATGAAAAGCTTAGGGCCTTCCTTGCAGAGATGGGGTGGTAA
- a CDS encoding amidohydrolase family protein, with protein sequence MRNFIIKNGTIIDVENGGSYVGSIEVERNMVKRIFKSDDVLPQGVDIVDAEGKYIIPGLIDMHCHINERFAPHFVASGVTTVRNTAGNVLLLKNLIEKPDDAPTPRVYASDRMIDGTPGQWGPTSYGALVTDDPEEARKEVRRQVEVGAKFVKLYGWIKREVMSAAVDEAKKYNLEVAIDLVNSKELTALDAAELGVDWIEHASGFAQEMYKGWNLFVDQEEWSHIDWVNPDQEKIKELCEKMLGYNVKLCPTMVIYDQSINYPEFWSPKNIVIESASNIDYIMQYWNQQVEHVDSIKKYNAKTQNLQKAIAKIYYDMGGTVVAGTDTPGLLYTYPGMVLHRELEIFVEIGFTELEALQAATVNAAKSINLDGIGVIREGAIADLVILNDNPLENIKHTQEIHTIVKGGKAYTQEEILSHVPNEEEVEKSMAKFTEQWESLGELKI encoded by the coding sequence ATGCGCAATTTTATTATTAAAAATGGAACAATTATTGATGTTGAAAATGGCGGTTCTTATGTAGGCTCAATTGAAGTAGAGAGAAATATGGTAAAAAGAATATTTAAAAGTGATGACGTGTTACCACAAGGTGTAGATATAGTTGATGCTGAAGGTAAATATATTATCCCAGGTCTAATCGATATGCATTGTCATATCAATGAGCGATTTGCTCCCCATTTCGTTGCATCAGGGGTTACGACTGTGCGAAATACTGCCGGTAATGTCCTTTTACTAAAAAACTTAATTGAGAAACCTGACGATGCACCAACACCACGAGTATACGCATCAGATAGAATGATTGACGGAACACCTGGTCAATGGGGTCCAACTAGCTATGGGGCTCTCGTAACCGACGATCCGGAAGAGGCCAGAAAAGAAGTTCGTAGACAAGTAGAAGTGGGCGCAAAGTTTGTTAAATTGTATGGATGGATCAAAAGAGAGGTTATGTCAGCAGCTGTAGATGAGGCGAAGAAGTACAACTTGGAAGTTGCTATTGATTTGGTGAATTCAAAAGAATTAACTGCTTTAGATGCAGCTGAGCTAGGGGTTGATTGGATTGAACATGCATCCGGTTTTGCACAAGAGATGTATAAAGGGTGGAATCTATTTGTAGACCAAGAGGAATGGAGTCATATCGATTGGGTAAACCCAGATCAAGAAAAAATAAAGGAACTTTGTGAGAAAATGTTGGGTTACAATGTAAAACTATGTCCAACAATGGTTATTTACGATCAATCTATCAATTATCCTGAATTTTGGTCTCCTAAAAATATTGTCATAGAATCCGCTTCAAATATAGATTACATTATGCAATATTGGAATCAACAAGTGGAACATGTAGACTCAATAAAAAAATATAATGCTAAAACACAAAACTTACAGAAAGCCATAGCTAAAATTTACTATGATATGGGTGGAACAGTAGTTGCTGGAACGGATACGCCTGGCTTATTATATACTTACCCAGGTATGGTTTTACACCGTGAACTCGAAATATTTGTGGAGATTGGCTTTACTGAATTGGAAGCTTTACAAGCAGCGACAGTAAATGCGGCAAAATCTATTAATCTGGATGGGATTGGTGTAATTAGAGAAGGAGCTATTGCTGATTTAGTTATTTTAAACGACAATCCATTAGAGAACATTAAACATACACAAGAGATTCATACGATTGTAAAAGGCGGTAAAGCTTATACACAAGAGGAAATACTAAGCCATGTTCCAAATGAAGAAGAAGTGGAGAAATCAATGGCTAAATTCACGGAACAGTGGGAATCATTAGGAGAATTAAAAATTTAA
- a CDS encoding MerR family transcriptional regulator: MYTIQQASLLIEIPASSIRYYEKIDLIPPVKRNEQEHRIFDEQDIELLKLIKCFRNLGMSIEDIRENISTLSLEQEEINTQAILIQHKKKLEEQIDVLNSFISEIDQKIIIKSL; encoded by the coding sequence GTGTATACAATTCAACAAGCGAGCCTCTTAATTGAAATTCCTGCAAGTTCAATTCGATACTATGAAAAAATAGATTTAATTCCACCAGTAAAAAGAAATGAACAAGAGCATCGAATATTTGATGAACAAGACATTGAACTTTTAAAATTAATTAAATGTTTTCGAAATCTAGGCATGTCAATTGAGGATATAAGAGAAAATATTTCAACGCTGAGTTTAGAACAGGAAGAGATTAATACGCAAGCTATATTAATTCAGCACAAGAAAAAATTAGAAGAGCAAATTGATGTTTTAAATTCTTTTATTAGTGAAATTGATCAGAAAATTATTATTAAATCATTGTGA